One window from the genome of Mycolicibacterium gadium encodes:
- a CDS encoding class I adenylate-forming enzyme family protein codes for MELPPLTIPALLEFSANEFGDETYLVTPTDRLTYREAQRRSARLARWLLAEGVGKGSRVGLFFANGVDWVTWWLAASRIGAVVVPLSTLYAPAEIAKVLRLADVGTLIAPTQVLTIDVAERFEEAVGELRGQPTSRLALTAAPYLRRIVFTGDAERHWATRYDEAEPEVPQDILTAVEAEISPADLAIMIHTSGSTADPKGVLHTHGTLVRQTSTWPEAIRAVTGSGAGARILCAMPFFWVGGLLATTGALHAPVTLLVIPRLDPETALDLVERERATGIVGWPAFTQRLREHPSFEQRDLSSAPMLREGPLDIAMTNVPDGFPVHRTMSETAGGFAFTDMRIVDDHGEPITDGSVGELLVRGVGVMAGYNKRERAETFDEDGWYHTGDRVYRKEGDPRLFYVGRTSELIKAAGANVSPLEVEAVVEQFPDVSQCIVVGIDDPVRGEEVCAVVVPAGAQIDVQSLAARTRDQLSAYKVPTSWVLATSLQIPTLASGKLNRKALRALVIDGTLPRVQ; via the coding sequence GTGGAGCTGCCTCCTCTGACCATTCCCGCCCTGCTGGAGTTCAGCGCGAATGAGTTCGGCGACGAGACTTATCTGGTCACGCCGACGGACCGGCTCACCTATCGCGAGGCGCAGCGGCGGTCGGCGCGACTCGCCCGCTGGCTCCTGGCCGAGGGCGTCGGCAAGGGCTCGCGTGTCGGATTGTTCTTCGCCAACGGCGTCGACTGGGTCACCTGGTGGCTGGCCGCGTCCCGGATCGGCGCGGTGGTCGTCCCGCTGAGCACGCTGTACGCACCGGCGGAGATCGCCAAGGTGCTGCGCCTCGCCGATGTCGGGACCTTGATCGCCCCCACGCAGGTGCTCACCATCGACGTCGCCGAGCGCTTCGAAGAGGCAGTGGGTGAGCTGCGCGGCCAGCCCACCAGCCGACTCGCGCTGACCGCGGCGCCGTACCTGCGCCGCATCGTGTTCACCGGGGATGCAGAGCGGCACTGGGCGACGCGTTACGACGAGGCAGAACCCGAAGTGCCACAGGACATTCTGACTGCTGTCGAAGCGGAGATCTCGCCGGCCGATCTGGCCATCATGATCCATACCTCGGGCTCCACGGCGGACCCGAAGGGCGTCCTGCACACCCACGGCACCCTGGTACGACAGACCTCGACATGGCCGGAAGCCATCCGCGCGGTGACCGGTTCCGGCGCTGGCGCAAGGATTCTGTGCGCGATGCCGTTCTTCTGGGTCGGCGGACTCCTGGCCACGACGGGCGCCCTGCACGCTCCCGTCACCCTGCTCGTCATACCCCGACTGGACCCCGAGACGGCGCTGGACCTCGTCGAGCGTGAGCGGGCGACGGGTATCGTCGGATGGCCGGCATTCACCCAGCGGTTACGTGAACATCCAAGCTTCGAACAACGCGACCTCTCCAGTGCGCCGATGCTCCGGGAGGGACCCCTGGATATCGCGATGACGAACGTCCCCGACGGATTTCCCGTGCACCGCACCATGTCTGAAACCGCGGGTGGATTCGCGTTCACCGACATGCGCATCGTGGACGATCACGGTGAACCGATCACCGACGGCAGTGTCGGAGAGCTACTCGTTCGCGGCGTCGGCGTGATGGCCGGTTACAACAAGCGCGAACGGGCCGAGACGTTCGACGAGGACGGTTGGTATCACACCGGCGACCGCGTCTACCGCAAGGAAGGCGATCCGCGGCTGTTCTACGTGGGCCGGACGAGCGAGCTCATCAAGGCGGCGGGCGCGAACGTGTCGCCGCTGGAGGTCGAGGCGGTGGTCGAGCAGTTTCCCGACGTATCGCAATGCATCGTCGTCGGGATCGATGATCCGGTGCGCGGCGAGGAGGTGTGCGCCGTCGTCGTGCCCGCCGGTGCGCAGATCGACGTGCAATCGCTCGCGGCGCGAACGCGGGATCAGTTGTCCGCCTATAAAGTTCCCACGTCCTGGGTGCTTGCCACCAGTTTGCAGATCCCCACGCTCGCGAGCGGAAAGCTCAATCGCAAGGCGCTGCGGGCACTGGTCATTGACGGGACATTGCCCCGCGTTCAGTAA
- a CDS encoding acyl-CoA dehydrogenase family protein: MTSTIDAADRVVGLARGMRELVSEQAAESERARTLTPAIVEHMWASGLMTAFNPVEAGGVEPSFAEMIETWIEMAWQDGSFGWVGIANLPSSFAAAAYLPDEGFAEVFTKNLNHVTMGGQFFPNGQGTAVDGGFTLSGAWSFGSGTGHSEYVAAGFFPMDDGEMRWISEGVPDMRVAVIPREQIVFNDGWFVQGLKATGSYDYSVQDLFVPEYRTFALFSRDALRGSSPATRMGLMPVTAAGHASWALGVAKSMLDDVQELAATKFRMSDMASLASRPTFQKGLAHHVAAWRAARLLVIDAFTTAEAAVESGEALTPALRADMRVAAVYATDVSRECAEWAHLVAGTSSIREGSRLERAFRDMYTGSQHAFISEKIAMDAAQIWLGIIEDQFGL, encoded by the coding sequence ATGACGTCCACAATCGACGCGGCCGACCGAGTTGTCGGGCTCGCACGAGGCATGCGCGAGCTCGTATCCGAGCAGGCCGCTGAATCCGAACGGGCACGGACACTGACACCGGCGATCGTCGAGCACATGTGGGCAAGTGGGCTGATGACAGCGTTCAACCCGGTGGAGGCCGGGGGAGTGGAACCGTCGTTCGCCGAGATGATCGAGACCTGGATCGAGATGGCCTGGCAGGACGGCTCCTTCGGGTGGGTCGGCATCGCGAACCTCCCGTCGTCCTTCGCCGCGGCGGCGTACCTGCCCGACGAAGGCTTCGCTGAGGTGTTCACCAAGAACCTGAACCACGTGACGATGGGTGGCCAGTTCTTCCCGAACGGGCAGGGAACGGCGGTCGACGGCGGCTTCACGCTCAGCGGGGCGTGGAGCTTCGGCTCGGGGACCGGGCATTCGGAATACGTCGCCGCAGGCTTCTTCCCGATGGACGACGGCGAAATGCGCTGGATCAGTGAAGGGGTCCCCGACATGAGGGTGGCGGTGATCCCTCGCGAGCAGATCGTCTTCAACGACGGCTGGTTTGTGCAGGGGCTCAAGGCCACCGGGTCTTACGACTACAGCGTGCAGGACCTTTTCGTCCCCGAGTACCGGACGTTCGCCTTGTTTTCGCGTGACGCGCTGCGGGGCTCGTCCCCGGCCACCCGCATGGGGCTCATGCCCGTCACGGCCGCAGGTCACGCCTCGTGGGCGTTGGGCGTCGCGAAGAGCATGCTCGACGACGTCCAGGAACTCGCCGCGACCAAGTTCCGGATGAGCGACATGGCGTCGCTGGCCAGTCGACCCACGTTCCAGAAGGGCCTCGCGCACCACGTCGCGGCGTGGCGTGCCGCGCGACTGTTGGTGATCGACGCGTTCACCACCGCGGAGGCCGCCGTCGAATCGGGGGAGGCATTGACACCTGCACTGCGCGCCGACATGCGCGTCGCTGCCGTCTACGCGACCGATGTCTCCCGGGAGTGCGCGGAGTGGGCGCATCTGGTCGCGGGCACGAGTTCGATCCGCGAAGGCAGCCGGCTCGAACGAGCGTTTCGTGACATGTACACCGGCAGTCAGCACGCGTTCATCAGCGAGAAGATCGCCATGGACGCGGCACAGATCTGGCTCGGCATCATCGAGGATCAGTTCGGCCTCTGA
- a CDS encoding DJ-1/PfpI family protein: MRIEIVVFEGFDALDVVAPWEIFARASTTDPALEVALVRVDGPPVVSAAEGLQLHVADEVGSPDALFVPGGSWVGGTGSGVPREIRRGTLPRIIADMSGSVRWVASVCTGALLLGEAGILVGRNATTNPAALEELSKYGAILRDNRVVDDGTVVTAGAVTSGIDLALWLVQREVGAAVANRVAQAVAYPTPTDVWQQPGQRPN, translated from the coding sequence ATGCGAATTGAGATCGTGGTGTTCGAGGGATTCGACGCCCTGGACGTCGTTGCGCCGTGGGAGATCTTCGCCCGAGCGTCGACCACCGATCCCGCCCTCGAGGTAGCCCTGGTCCGCGTCGACGGTCCGCCCGTGGTGTCCGCCGCGGAAGGCCTGCAACTGCACGTGGCGGACGAGGTGGGTTCCCCGGATGCGCTGTTCGTGCCCGGCGGCAGCTGGGTAGGTGGAACGGGCTCCGGTGTGCCACGCGAGATTCGGCGCGGCACACTGCCGCGCATCATCGCCGATATGTCGGGTTCGGTCCGGTGGGTGGCATCGGTGTGCACGGGCGCACTTCTGCTCGGCGAGGCCGGCATCCTGGTCGGCCGCAACGCCACCACGAACCCCGCAGCGCTGGAAGAACTTTCGAAGTACGGCGCGATCCTCCGGGATAACCGTGTCGTCGACGACGGCACCGTGGTCACAGCAGGCGCGGTGACCTCCGGTATCGACCTCGCGCTGTGGCTCGTACAACGCGAAGTCGGTGCAGCCGTCGCAAACAGGGTCGCGCAGGCCGTCGCCTACCCCACGCCGACCGACGTCTGGCAGCAACCCGGTCAGAGGCCGAACTGA
- a CDS encoding DUF4267 domain-containing protein, with translation MSLDRAALVVGGIRLASGISFLVDPLGANKLWGDSGEPAPTAQLLLHSMGYRDALIGGLMMTAAVRGKDTRGWFLASGGADASDLLGGLRVHNDLSRSQQLIGLGGAVVGIGVGLWGATRRRPKPAASE, from the coding sequence ATGTCTTTGGACCGCGCAGCCTTGGTCGTCGGCGGTATTCGGCTAGCGTCGGGCATCTCGTTTCTCGTCGATCCGCTCGGAGCCAACAAGCTGTGGGGAGATTCCGGCGAGCCGGCCCCGACGGCACAACTTCTCTTGCACTCGATGGGCTACCGCGATGCGCTCATCGGAGGGTTGATGATGACGGCCGCGGTGCGCGGCAAGGACACCCGAGGCTGGTTTCTCGCATCGGGTGGCGCTGATGCGTCCGACTTGCTGGGCGGGTTGCGGGTGCACAACGACCTGTCTCGCTCACAGCAGCTCATCGGCCTCGGCGGAGCCGTCGTCGGCATCGGAGTCGGACTGTGGGGTGCGACGCGCCGCCGGCCGAAACCGGCTGCGTCCGAATAG
- a CDS encoding MOSC domain-containing protein → MAKVVSVNLARIRANPDAPSRQTGIDKRATDEAVMVRAPGPMRGGLGSGLLGDTIGNQKLHGGDDQAVYAYAREDLDEWQTRLDRPISDGMFGENLTTLDVEVTQARIGERWRIGTGGLVLEVSAPRTPCRTFSAFLDIDGWMKTFTATAKPGAYLRVISPGTVQAGDTIVVEDRPDHDVTIELVFRAKMSEPDLLPQLLAADALSAELKNYVRRRLTPAQPKRIVGPDG, encoded by the coding sequence GTGGCGAAAGTGGTATCGGTCAACCTGGCTCGTATCCGCGCAAATCCAGATGCGCCGTCGAGGCAGACTGGTATCGACAAGCGCGCGACGGACGAGGCCGTCATGGTACGAGCGCCAGGCCCGATGCGCGGTGGCCTCGGCAGCGGTCTACTCGGTGACACCATCGGCAACCAGAAGCTCCATGGCGGCGACGACCAGGCCGTCTACGCCTACGCACGCGAGGATCTCGACGAATGGCAGACCCGGCTCGACCGCCCGATCAGCGACGGGATGTTCGGCGAGAACCTGACCACATTGGACGTCGAAGTGACACAGGCTCGGATCGGTGAACGGTGGCGTATCGGGACGGGCGGACTGGTGCTCGAGGTGTCTGCACCGCGAACTCCCTGCCGAACCTTCTCCGCGTTCCTGGATATCGACGGTTGGATGAAGACCTTCACCGCGACCGCGAAACCCGGCGCATACCTGCGAGTCATCTCGCCGGGAACGGTGCAAGCCGGCGACACGATCGTGGTCGAAGACCGACCGGACCACGACGTGACGATCGAGTTGGTATTCCGCGCCAAAATGTCCGAGCCCGACCTGCTTCCGCAGCTGTTGGCCGCCGATGCGCTCTCCGCCGAGCTCAAGAATTATGTGCGTCGCCGCCTGACGCCCGCGCAACCGAAGCGCATCGTGGGGCCCGACGGCTAG
- a CDS encoding DUF732 domain-containing protein codes for MKYRVGALVSVVPATVVLAAPATADEDGFVRSMQTTYAFLTDQQLRTEGAKICSTLRAGTPASDAVIMVRNDLGVSISAAGEIVSAAVVQLDC; via the coding sequence TTGAAGTACAGGGTCGGGGCCCTTGTGTCGGTAGTTCCTGCGACGGTGGTGTTGGCCGCCCCCGCGACAGCGGACGAAGACGGGTTCGTACGGTCGATGCAGACCACCTATGCGTTCCTCACCGATCAGCAGCTGCGGACCGAGGGCGCAAAGATCTGCAGCACTCTTCGCGCCGGTACACCCGCGTCGGATGCGGTCATCATGGTGCGAAACGATCTCGGCGTGTCGATTTCTGCTGCGGGCGAAATCGTCAGCGCCGCGGTCGTTCAGCTCGACTGCTGA
- a CDS encoding serine/threonine-protein kinase has product MPVEGTPFGRYRLIELLGRGGMGEVWRAYDSQIDRVVALKMLLPNLSDDPEFEQRFRREVRAAARLDDRHVVPIYDFGEIDGRLFVTMRLIPGTDLHSLLDDGPLEPPRAVAIIEQIAAALHAAHQTGLVHRDVKPSNILIDENDFAYLIDFGIARTAEDGVTQTGAAIGTWAYMAPERFSADQINPSSDIYALACVLYECLTGQQPFPGNTFEKVASGHIFAPPPRPSEVSRTIPTALDAVIATGLAKQPSERYASAVDMASAAREVITRPKPTHVPASTASPTLSHSAPSSAPMPAQQSWAQPPPHSAPVYPYPPVSTPNMHVPASAPPTRPGRNRGLLVGALVFITTLIVVAGVIAIVEFTQGDKPDADPPSASPGGGEFSGIYTADYGPGTDLEGKPVPNAPATTSNWGVRSQCGASGCVATAANVSGAGMALLSNLTFDQLGGTWVAVGLASAQCTGEQPEELWVVFTLQPNPDGTLSGETIRASTNGACAAKRAVKFTRTGDPDPNKVPDPAVLPPRVVSPAEALHGSYQQTTTFTNGNVVRGKVLSANTYCLRTGDRCMTLFHAVDGVVTLIFKDDKWTRNEAGATTCPGGGTAQSTITADYPMPPQLDDPIALLTGRGRQTISAGGACAGGGDFTDTFERTGDN; this is encoded by the coding sequence ATGCCGGTGGAAGGCACGCCATTCGGTCGTTACCGGCTGATCGAGTTGCTGGGTCGCGGCGGGATGGGCGAGGTCTGGCGCGCGTACGACAGCCAGATCGATCGCGTAGTAGCTCTCAAGATGCTGCTCCCCAATCTGAGCGACGACCCCGAGTTCGAACAGCGATTCCGCCGCGAGGTTCGTGCCGCCGCGCGGTTGGACGACCGGCACGTCGTGCCGATCTACGACTTCGGTGAAATCGACGGGCGGCTGTTCGTGACGATGCGGCTGATTCCCGGCACCGACCTGCACAGCCTGCTCGATGACGGGCCGCTCGAACCGCCACGTGCGGTGGCCATCATCGAGCAGATCGCCGCGGCGCTTCATGCCGCACACCAGACGGGCCTCGTTCACCGCGACGTGAAACCGTCGAACATCCTGATCGATGAGAACGACTTCGCGTATCTCATCGATTTCGGGATCGCCCGCACCGCCGAGGACGGGGTGACGCAGACCGGTGCCGCCATCGGCACGTGGGCCTATATGGCACCGGAGCGTTTCAGCGCCGACCAGATCAACCCCAGCTCCGACATCTATGCGCTGGCCTGTGTGCTGTACGAGTGCCTCACCGGCCAACAACCGTTCCCCGGCAACACCTTTGAGAAGGTCGCCAGCGGTCACATCTTCGCCCCACCGCCCAGACCGTCCGAGGTCAGCCGAACCATCCCGACCGCGTTGGACGCCGTCATCGCCACCGGCCTGGCCAAGCAACCCTCGGAGCGCTACGCCAGCGCTGTTGACATGGCCTCTGCTGCAAGGGAAGTCATCACCCGGCCGAAGCCGACGCATGTGCCCGCGTCTACTGCATCTCCCACTTTGAGCCATAGCGCACCCTCGAGCGCACCGATGCCGGCCCAGCAGTCCTGGGCGCAACCACCACCCCACAGTGCACCGGTGTATCCGTACCCGCCCGTCAGCACACCCAACATGCACGTGCCGGCATCGGCGCCGCCGACGCGTCCGGGTCGGAACCGCGGGCTTCTGGTCGGTGCGCTGGTGTTCATCACCACCCTGATCGTCGTAGCGGGTGTCATCGCCATCGTGGAATTCACTCAGGGTGACAAGCCTGACGCCGACCCGCCGTCGGCATCACCCGGCGGCGGTGAATTCTCCGGCATCTACACCGCCGACTACGGACCGGGAACCGATCTTGAAGGCAAGCCCGTGCCGAATGCGCCTGCCACCACCAGCAATTGGGGCGTCCGCTCACAGTGTGGCGCCAGCGGTTGCGTTGCGACCGCCGCCAACGTCAGCGGCGCCGGAATGGCGCTGCTGTCGAACCTGACCTTCGATCAGCTGGGCGGAACGTGGGTCGCTGTCGGCCTGGCCTCAGCGCAGTGCACCGGTGAGCAGCCCGAAGAACTCTGGGTGGTGTTCACGCTGCAACCGAATCCCGACGGTACGCTGTCCGGCGAGACCATCAGGGCCTCCACGAACGGGGCATGCGCGGCCAAACGCGCTGTGAAGTTCACTCGTACCGGCGACCCCGATCCCAACAAGGTTCCCGATCCGGCGGTTCTTCCACCTCGGGTCGTCAGCCCGGCCGAAGCGCTGCACGGCAGCTACCAGCAGACGACGACGTTCACGAACGGCAACGTCGTACGCGGAAAGGTCCTGTCCGCCAACACCTACTGCCTCCGTACCGGCGATCGGTGCATGACCCTGTTCCATGCGGTCGACGGTGTCGTCACACTGATCTTCAAAGACGACAAATGGACGCGCAACGAAGCAGGCGCGACGACATGCCCCGGCGGCGGTACAGCGCAATCGACGATCACCGCCGACTATCCGATGCCTCCACAGTTGGACGACCCGATAGCGCTGCTCACCGGCCGCGGACGCCAGACCATATCGGCAGGCGGCGCATGCGCCGGCGGCGGCGATTTCACCGACACATTCGAGCGAACCGGCGACAACTGA
- a CDS encoding DinB family protein, which produces MSDKSDHRPPRPAAGEKATLVEFLNYLRRAMVSNLEGAPEPQVRTAGVPSGTSVLGLVKHVSYVERFYFLGEDVSDWSTTFRPTPEDTVESVLNSYRDAVSRANEVIEACEDLEKPAPRSARPQSAPTMRWILVHMIEETGRHAGHADILREQIDGATGR; this is translated from the coding sequence ATGTCCGACAAGTCCGACCACCGCCCTCCGCGGCCCGCAGCAGGGGAGAAGGCGACCTTGGTGGAGTTCCTCAACTACCTGCGCCGCGCGATGGTTTCAAACCTGGAGGGAGCGCCGGAGCCACAGGTGCGGACAGCCGGGGTCCCATCGGGGACAAGCGTGTTGGGCCTGGTGAAACACGTGAGCTATGTCGAGCGGTTCTACTTCCTCGGCGAGGACGTCAGTGACTGGAGTACGACGTTCCGGCCGACGCCCGAGGACACCGTCGAGAGCGTGCTGAACTCGTACCGGGACGCGGTGTCCCGCGCGAACGAGGTCATCGAAGCGTGCGAGGACCTCGAGAAGCCGGCGCCGCGCTCGGCACGACCGCAGTCGGCGCCCACGATGCGATGGATCCTGGTGCACATGATCGAGGAGACGGGCAGGCACGCCGGTCACGCCGACATCCTGCGCGAGCAGATAGACGGCGCGACCGGGCGCTGA
- a CDS encoding FKBP-type peptidyl-prolyl cis-trans isomerase codes for MKSTRLSPTLAFAGIAAALVTTLAACGSNSEPEASSATSSTADPADLYSVESNMPAQPAPSAAATTCPTVAPTGGTPEWTLDGATGNVAVTGSTDTSAPEVKVGTPFSVTETQVQTLQAGDGPVVSPTATVSVCYMGVNGRDGSIFDSSYQRGAPEQFPLTGVVPGFQKAIAGQKVGSTVAVAMTSADGYADGQPSAGILPGDTLVFAIKILDAAG; via the coding sequence GTGAAGTCCACTCGTCTGTCTCCCACCCTCGCGTTCGCAGGCATCGCCGCCGCGCTCGTGACCACCCTCGCGGCGTGCGGCTCGAACTCCGAACCCGAAGCTTCATCTGCGACCTCGTCTACCGCTGACCCCGCGGACCTGTATTCGGTCGAGTCCAACATGCCCGCCCAACCGGCACCGTCGGCTGCAGCCACCACGTGCCCGACCGTGGCCCCCACCGGCGGCACGCCCGAATGGACGCTGGACGGTGCCACCGGCAATGTCGCAGTCACCGGTTCCACGGACACGTCGGCTCCAGAGGTGAAGGTGGGCACGCCGTTCAGCGTGACCGAGACCCAGGTGCAGACGTTGCAGGCCGGTGACGGGCCAGTCGTCTCACCCACGGCGACGGTTTCGGTCTGCTACATGGGCGTCAACGGGCGTGACGGGTCGATATTCGACAGCAGCTACCAGCGCGGCGCCCCCGAACAATTCCCGCTCACCGGCGTCGTCCCGGGCTTCCAGAAGGCCATCGCGGGACAGAAAGTCGGATCCACGGTGGCGGTCGCGATGACGTCGGCCGACGGCTACGCCGATGGTCAGCCCTCCGCGGGAATCCTGCCGGGAGACACGCTCGTCTTCGCTATCAAGATCCTCGACGCCGCGGGTTAG
- a CDS encoding alpha/beta fold hydrolase, whose product MGTKPSRGGHLPINGLDLYHEVYGELGGSKPPLLLIPGAFMGADSMPAWVEAFARDRTVIVFDQQGHGRTPDTPREMSYGQFADDAAELLGALGVQRADVMGYSQGGGVALQLAIRHPSIVNKLVSMSATFRKEGWYPAVFESIAGLTADDFAGTPVEAAFKAHTPDAKAYETYLAKMKVLNIDDQQVTDEEMRAISAKTMVIVGDADGVMLEHALAMFRLRGGGDEEAAATGVLQKVPDARLVVLPAMSHIGVSGEAELLVPMISAFLDDAPPRTPVLF is encoded by the coding sequence ATGGGAACGAAGCCGTCGCGCGGTGGACATCTACCGATCAACGGGCTGGACCTGTATCACGAGGTATACGGCGAGCTTGGCGGCTCCAAGCCGCCCCTGTTATTGATCCCCGGTGCGTTCATGGGGGCCGACTCGATGCCCGCCTGGGTTGAGGCGTTCGCGCGCGATCGCACGGTGATCGTGTTCGACCAACAGGGACACGGCCGGACACCGGATACGCCACGTGAGATGTCATACGGGCAATTCGCCGATGACGCCGCAGAGTTGTTGGGCGCCTTGGGAGTCCAGCGCGCGGATGTGATGGGGTATTCACAGGGCGGTGGGGTGGCGCTGCAGCTGGCGATCCGTCACCCCTCGATCGTGAACAAGTTAGTGTCGATGTCGGCGACCTTCCGCAAGGAGGGTTGGTATCCGGCGGTGTTCGAATCCATTGCGGGACTGACTGCTGACGACTTCGCGGGCACACCCGTCGAGGCGGCGTTCAAGGCACACACGCCGGATGCCAAGGCGTACGAGACCTACCTCGCGAAGATGAAGGTCCTGAACATCGACGACCAGCAGGTCACCGACGAGGAGATGCGCGCGATCTCGGCGAAGACGATGGTCATCGTCGGCGACGCGGATGGTGTGATGCTCGAGCACGCGCTGGCGATGTTCAGGCTGCGCGGTGGAGGCGACGAAGAGGCCGCGGCAACAGGCGTGTTGCAGAAGGTCCCCGACGCGCGCCTGGTGGTCCTGCCGGCGATGTCGCACATCGGCGTGTCGGGTGAGGCTGAGCTGTTGGTCCCGATGATCAGTGCATTTCTCGACGACGCCCCACCGAGGACGCCGGTGCTCTTCTAG
- a CDS encoding MBL fold metallo-hydrolase: MSVDSISLGSTGLDELVPSRYAVQVGDIEVLVISDGVLPITARTMATNADPTEYGNWLDGQFLPQDVLDWPLNVVVVRSGGRTILVDAGLGVEFPDFPRAGKTVHRLQAAGIDPSAVTDVVLTHLHMDHVGGLLTVGLKERLRSDLRVHVATREAEFWEAPDFSRTDMPAPVPGALRQIASRFLTEYRGQIKTFETEYEIAPGVLVARNGGHTPGHSIVRLASGGDALTFAGDSVFAPGFDNPEWHNGFEHDPVESARVRIELLRELAAKGEAMVATHLPFPSVCHVATHGDVFRCVPASWDY; this comes from the coding sequence ATGAGCGTGGACAGCATTTCACTCGGCAGCACCGGCCTCGACGAACTCGTTCCGTCGCGGTACGCCGTACAGGTCGGCGACATCGAGGTGTTGGTGATCAGCGATGGCGTGCTACCCATCACGGCCAGGACAATGGCGACGAACGCCGACCCGACCGAGTACGGGAACTGGCTCGACGGCCAGTTCCTGCCCCAGGATGTGCTCGACTGGCCGCTGAACGTGGTCGTCGTGCGCAGCGGCGGCCGGACCATCCTCGTCGACGCGGGCCTTGGCGTGGAGTTCCCCGACTTCCCTCGGGCCGGGAAGACGGTCCACCGACTGCAGGCCGCAGGCATCGATCCGTCGGCCGTGACCGACGTGGTGCTCACCCACCTTCACATGGACCACGTGGGCGGGCTCCTCACCGTAGGACTGAAAGAGCGGCTGCGCTCCGATCTGCGGGTTCACGTGGCGACCCGTGAGGCCGAGTTCTGGGAGGCGCCCGATTTCTCCCGCACCGACATGCCGGCGCCGGTGCCGGGTGCGCTCCGACAGATCGCCTCGCGATTCCTGACCGAATACCGAGGCCAGATCAAGACGTTCGAGACGGAGTACGAGATCGCGCCGGGCGTGCTCGTCGCCCGCAATGGAGGCCACACCCCCGGCCATAGCATCGTGCGCCTCGCGTCCGGTGGCGATGCGCTGACATTTGCCGGCGACTCCGTGTTCGCGCCCGGATTTGACAATCCCGAGTGGCACAACGGATTCGAACACGATCCTGTGGAGTCCGCCCGTGTCCGGATCGAGCTGTTGCGGGAGCTGGCCGCGAAGGGAGAGGCGATGGTGGCCACCCACCTGCCGTTCCCATCGGTCTGCCATGTGGCGACCCACGGCGACGTCTTCCGCTGCGTACCCGCCAGCTGGGACTATTGA
- a CDS encoding GGDEF domain-containing protein — protein MKQPDQYDWLSAYLNERGLQVLWRRATFGFTVTTAALPIVMLWSPFGPDNPARAALAVAAAAVAIAGGLLWLLRWPTRRQSVIFSTMATVAIAATCFTFSNPYPALGACATFAVIGGFAAYFHTIGLVVANLAVAAVCSTIMAFRLITTTGDVALTIATLVTVASLNIGVPFGILSLVHTFRSDLRGSDRDPLTGLLNRRSFHNSVYELMMLHQSPAGIYVVMAMIDLDNFKQLNDTRGHAAGDQALVSVGAALRENCRATAVIGRVGGEEFVVADIDTAPNPAKLAEGLRQAIARIPFPVTASIGTAAAPLDTDSASANLQLINDLIRTSDTAMYEAKRAGGNRVCHYPTLLPAAGS, from the coding sequence TTGAAGCAGCCTGATCAATACGACTGGCTCAGTGCCTATCTGAATGAGCGTGGGCTGCAGGTGCTGTGGCGCCGCGCGACGTTCGGCTTCACCGTGACCACAGCCGCGCTGCCCATCGTCATGCTGTGGAGTCCGTTCGGGCCGGACAATCCCGCGCGGGCCGCGCTCGCTGTCGCAGCGGCAGCGGTCGCTATCGCCGGTGGACTCCTCTGGCTGCTTCGTTGGCCTACGCGGCGGCAGTCCGTGATCTTTTCGACGATGGCTACGGTGGCCATTGCGGCCACCTGCTTTACGTTTTCCAATCCGTACCCTGCGCTGGGTGCGTGCGCGACCTTCGCCGTCATCGGCGGTTTTGCCGCCTACTTCCACACGATTGGCCTCGTCGTCGCAAACCTTGCCGTGGCCGCGGTGTGCTCGACGATCATGGCCTTCCGACTCATCACCACCACCGGTGACGTCGCGCTGACGATTGCCACACTGGTCACGGTCGCGTCGCTCAATATCGGCGTGCCGTTTGGAATCCTGTCGTTGGTGCACACGTTTCGCTCCGATCTGCGGGGCTCGGATCGTGATCCGCTCACCGGGCTCCTGAATCGGCGTTCGTTCCACAACTCGGTCTACGAACTCATGATGCTTCATCAGAGTCCTGCGGGGATTTACGTAGTGATGGCGATGATCGACCTGGATAACTTCAAGCAACTGAACGACACTCGAGGCCACGCCGCGGGGGATCAGGCGCTGGTCAGCGTTGGCGCGGCGCTTCGCGAGAACTGCCGCGCCACTGCGGTGATCGGCAGGGTGGGTGGCGAAGAGTTCGTGGTCGCCGACATCGATACCGCTCCGAACCCCGCCAAACTGGCCGAGGGGTTAAGGCAGGCCATCGCCAGAATTCCTTTTCCGGTGACAGCAAGTATCGGTACGGCGGCCGCCCCGCTCGACACGGACTCGGCCAGCGCCAACCTCCAACTCATCAACGATCTGATCCGCACGTCTGACACGGCGATGTACGAGGCCAAGCGCGCGGGTGGCAATCGGGTGTGTCACTATCCGACGCTGCTGCCCGCAGCGGGAAGTTGA